A genomic segment from Nicotiana tabacum cultivar K326 chromosome 7, ASM71507v2, whole genome shotgun sequence encodes:
- the LOC107828282 gene encoding purple acid phosphatase 2-like precursor (The RefSeq protein has 1 substitution compared to this genomic sequence): protein MGVSKMEFFGRCIVLVLGLLLNESLLCNGGVTSSFIRKVEKTVDMPLDSDVFRAPPGYNAPQQVHITQGDHEGKTVIVSWVTMDEPGSSTVLYWSEKSKQKNTAKGKVTTYKFYNYTSGYIHHSTIRHLEFNTKYYYKIGVGHTARTFWFVTPPPVGPDVPYTFGLIGDLGQSFDSNKTLTHYELNPTKGQAVLFVGDLSYADNYPNHDNVRWDTWGRFVERSTAYQPWIWTAGNHEIDFAPEIGETKPFKPYTHRYHVPYRASNSTSPLWYSVKRASAYIIVLSSYSAYGKYTPQYKWLEEELPKVNRTETPWLIVLVHSPWYNSYNYHYMEGETMRVMYEPWFVKYKVDIVFAGHVHAYERTERISNVAYNVVNGECTPIRDQSAPIYVTIGDGGNLEGLATNMTEPQPAYSAFREASFGHATLAIKNRTHAYYSWHRNQDGYAVEADKIWVNNRIWNPVDESMVTKS, encoded by the exons ATGGGTGTGTCAAAAATGGAGTTTTTCGGGCGTTGCATCGTTCTTGTTCTGGGTTTACTTCTCAACGAGTCACTTTTATGCAATGGTGGAGTTACCAGTAGTTTTATTAGGAAAGTTGAGAAGACAGTCGATATGCCTCTTGATAGTGATGTCTTCCGTGCCCCTCCTGGTTACAATGCGCCTCAACAG GTTCACATAACACAAGGAGATCATGAGGGAAAGACCGTAATTGTTTCATGGGTGActatggatgaacctggttcaagTACAGTCCTATATTGGAGTGAGAAAAGCAAGCAAAAGAATACGGCCAAGGGAAAGGTTACAACCTACAAATTTTATAACTACACTTCTGGTTACATCCATCACTCCACTATTAGGCATTTGGAG TTCAATACCAAATACTACTATAAGATTGGGGTTGGGCACACGGCGCGAACCTTCTGGTTTGTAACTCCTCCACCAGTCGGGCCTGATGTACCCTATACATTTGGTCTTATAG GGGATCTTGGTCAGAGTTTCGACTCAAACAAGACACTCACACATTATGAATTAAATCCAATCAAGGGACAAGCAGTGTTGTTTGTAGGTGACCTATCTTATGCTGATAACTATCCTAATCATGATAATGTAAGATGGGATACATGGGGAAGATTTGTAGAGAGAAGTACTGCTTATCAACCTTGGATTTGGACTGCAGGAAATCATGAGATAGATTTTGCTCCTGAAATT GGGGAAACAAAGCCTTTCAAGCCCTACACTCATCGGTATCATGTTCCATATAGAGCATCAAACAGTACATCTCCCTTGTGGTATTCAGTCAAGCGAGCTTCAGCATATATCATCGTTTTATCCTCATATTCTGCATATG GTAAATACACTCCTCAATACAAATGGCTTGAGGAAGAGCTACCAAAAGTTAACAGGACCGAGACTCCATGGCTGATTGTTCTAGTACATTCTCCATGGTATAACAGCTACAACTATCACTACATGGAAGGGGAAACCATGAGAGTAATGTATGAACCATGGTTTGTAAAGTACAAAGTGGATATTGTTTTTGCAGGTCATGTTCATGCTTATGAGCGAACG GAACGGATATCTAATGTGGCCTACAACGTTGTCAATGGAGAATGCACTCCTATTCGTGATCAGTCTGCCCCAATTTATGTAACTATCGGAGATGGAGGAAATTTGGAAGGCCTCGCCACCAA CATGACAGAGCCACAACCAGCTTACTCTGCGTTCCGAGAGGCCAGTTTTGGACATGCCACTCTTGCTATCAAGAATAGAACTCATGCTTATTATAGTTGGCACCGTAATCAGGACGGATATGCTGTGGAAGCTGATAAGATATGGGTTAACAATCGTATTTGGAATCCAGTTGATGAGTCCATGGTAACCAAATCGTGA
- the LOC107828283 gene encoding uncharacterized protein LOC107828283 codes for MAEPTISKSSPEDHDNELKENIEKKKDSTANPEFFSCMLQPSPANSDPNYIAIRRFLLHRKAESGVLRRKDWRCNGKGYVAYRNYISRPRNWENLQIPSRSSTPGNSGRWMPSPSPVSQLLESDSWNSFKDLRSPSQASQALSRTTSYSSNASDTDDRPRRRSEPAYSFVGMHCIFDQCKAMVTVIKFGHMSSDLLAYGASDGSLTVCNVSMPPSVIKQLIGHSKDVTDFDFSTNNQYIASSSMDKTVRVWDISRGLCIRVIYGVSSQLCIRFHPVNNNFLSAGNAKKEINVFNFSTGRTVNKIVVDGEVTAMDHDHTGQLIFCGDGQGSIYTVSMNSHTGVLSRTHRNRSSSKHRSAVTTVQYRTFSLLARGPVLLAFTHDGSLSFFSVSLEMKGYLTLRCSLKLAPRLHSIRASFCPLLSLEKGEYIVAGSEDANVYFYDLTRPRNTCVNKLQGHGYPVIGIAWNHGENLLASSDFGGTVIVWKRAKTA; via the exons ATGGCGGAACCGACAATTTCGAAGAGCTCGCCTGAAGATCATGATAATGAGCTGAAGGAGAATATTGAGAAGAAAAAGGACTCAACTGCAAATCCCGAGTTCTTCAGTTGTATGCTTCAGCCATCTCCTGCCAATTCGGATCCTAATTACATTGCAATTCGCCGATTCCTTCTTCATCGCAAAGCCGAATCCGGTGTACTTCGCCGCAAG GACTGGAGATGCAATGGAAAAGGATACGTGGCTTATCGAAATTATATTAGTAGGCCAAGGAATTGGGAGAACTTGCAAATACCAAGCCGCTCGAGCACCCCAGGGAACAG TGGGCGATGGATGCCTTCACCAAGTCCAGTTTCCCAGTTGCTTGAGTCGGATAGCTGGAATTCTTTCAAG GATTTACGGAGTCCCAGTCAAGCAAGTCAAGCATTGAGCCGGACTACTAGTTACAGTTCAAATGCGAGTGATACTGATGATCGGCCACGTAGAAGGTCGGAACCTGCATATTCCTTTGTTGGGATGCATTGCATTTTTGACCAATGCAAGGCCATGG TTACGGTTATAAAGTTTGGGCATATGAGTTCTGATCTACTTGCATATGGAGCATCAGATGGCAGTTTGACAGTGTGCAATGTCTCCATGCCCCCTTCAGTCATTAAGCAGTTAATAGGGCATTCAAAAGATGTCACAG ATTTTGACTTTTCAACAAACAATCAGTACATTGCATCGTCTTCAATGGATAAAACTGTCAGAGTGTGGGATATTTCTAGAGGACTTTGCATTAGGGTGATATATGGAGTCTCTTCACAGCTTTGCATTCGATTTCATCCT GTGAACAATAACTTTCTTTCTGCTGGCAAtgcaaagaaagaaataaat GTGTTCAATTTTAGCACTGGGAGAACAGTGAATAAAATTGTCGTCGATGGTGAAGTCACTGCCATGGACCATGACCACACTGGTCAGCTTATTTTCTGCGGTGATGGTCAG GGATCTATTTACACAGTTAGTATGAACTCCCATACAGGTGTGCTATCTCGAACTCATCGGAATAGAAGTAGCAGCAAGCATAGATCTGCTGTTACAACTGTTCAGTACAGGACATTTTCTCTGCTGGCACGAGGCCCTGTCTTGCTGGCTTTTACTCATGATGGAAGTTTATCTTTTTTCAG CGTCTCTTTGGAGATGAAAGGTTATTTGACACTTAGGTGCTCACTGAAACTGGCTCCACGGCTACACAGCATTCGTGCTTCTTTCTGTCCTTTACTTTCCCTTGAAAAGGGAGAGTACATAG TTGCTGGAAGTGAAGATGCAAATGTTTACTTCTATGATTTAACTCGGCCAAGGAATACATGTGTTAACAAGCTTCAG GGTCATGGCTATCCGGTCATAGGTATTGCATGGAATCATGGAGAGAACTTGTTAGCTTCCTCTGATTTTGGCGGTACAGTCATAGTATGGAAGAGAGCAAAAACAGCTTAA